One window from the genome of Chroococcidiopsis sp. TS-821 encodes:
- a CDS encoding fused MFS/spermidine synthase: protein MPKTNRLPALNSLLLILLFFSGFAALVYQVLWVRELGLLFGSTAQAAALTVAIFFSGLASGGWFWGRRAPHFTSSLRWFGYLEMGVALTALGHFVLVDAYHVLYPILYATLGHSTVLDTLAKALIAATLLLPASFLMGGTLPLMVQHCVRYPNQLATVGTRLYAVNTAGSALGTLATGFVLPLVLGFRNTYLLAVGLDFTVGFSAVLLACQLHDKHSSTKFTRDTTSLEQPPQFFPLPTSLIWATAFFSGFATLGVEVIWTRLFSQVLQNSVYTYALVLATFLLALALGAAIANALSWLHYPTPTAILCGLLLLASSMTAFSPWLFYEVTDGFSYLGQDLGWSGYLLAIARVAGLVMLLPAMVLGTVLPYLMRMLETHLEHPSEGVGRLVAADTLGAILGSLSTGFLLLPQLGAWRSLLLLAAVYLVILVAIALTRTTFTRLMTAGLAVTAAVLLTGINWQTLPAVPIRVWVNDRIVEIQEGSHATVAVVDVSGGGRAIRVNTYYTLGSSRNLHLEQNQTVIPMMTHPRPESVFYLGMGTGITAGASLAFPVKRVVVCELLPEVVSLAESHFTSWTRGLFDDERVTIYAEDGRNCLSRSRDRYDVIISDLFTPWERGTGNLYTLESYQIAKQRLEPNGIFVQWVPLYQVSQRELGIIARTMTEVFPQVVMWRGDLAPERSIIALVGQNQAQPLAPQAIIQHGHQLMNQLAVSDRATANTTDEALLALLLRLYVGNITTSGLFDNYPLNTDNSPLIEYLAPQTQRQVQTKTASFLIGSERERLYKQIYSTVSPETDPYLANLTAKQYEYVQAGRNYSLSAQLSVQGNRAQARAYFEKFQALSPPNTTENLSPARMLLRQ from the coding sequence ATGCCAAAAACTAATCGCTTACCTGCCTTAAATAGCTTACTACTTATTTTGCTATTCTTCTCAGGCTTTGCTGCGCTAGTTTATCAAGTGCTATGGGTACGGGAATTAGGATTACTCTTTGGCAGCACAGCCCAAGCTGCTGCACTGACTGTGGCAATTTTCTTTAGTGGGCTTGCCTCTGGCGGCTGGTTTTGGGGTCGTCGCGCCCCTCACTTTACCTCTAGCCTGCGTTGGTTTGGGTATTTGGAAATGGGAGTAGCGCTAACTGCACTCGGACATTTTGTGCTGGTGGATGCCTATCACGTTCTGTATCCCATACTCTACGCAACACTCGGTCATTCTACCGTATTAGATACCCTAGCAAAAGCTCTCATTGCGGCAACATTGCTTCTTCCTGCCTCATTTTTGATGGGAGGAACTTTGCCATTAATGGTGCAACACTGCGTACGCTATCCCAATCAATTAGCAACAGTGGGTACTCGACTTTACGCCGTGAATACAGCTGGATCCGCATTAGGAACTTTAGCAACTGGCTTTGTATTACCTCTGGTGTTGGGATTTCGCAACACTTATTTGTTAGCTGTGGGACTGGATTTTACAGTGGGGTTTTCAGCAGTTTTACTGGCATGTCAACTGCATGACAAACACAGTTCAACAAAATTTACTCGCGATACTACATCTCTAGAACAACCACCGCAGTTTTTCCCACTACCTACGTCCTTAATTTGGGCAACAGCCTTTTTTTCTGGCTTTGCCACTTTGGGAGTTGAGGTGATCTGGACTAGGTTGTTTTCTCAAGTTCTACAGAACTCTGTCTATACCTACGCCCTTGTCTTGGCAACATTCTTGCTTGCCCTAGCGTTAGGAGCAGCGATCGCTAATGCCCTTTCATGGCTACACTATCCTACTCCAACCGCAATTCTTTGTGGACTGTTATTGCTAGCAAGTAGTATGACAGCATTTTCTCCTTGGTTATTTTATGAAGTGACCGACGGATTTTCTTATCTAGGGCAAGATCTAGGCTGGAGTGGCTATCTCCTGGCGATCGCCCGCGTGGCAGGACTCGTGATGTTACTCCCAGCTATGGTGCTGGGCACAGTATTACCATACCTCATGCGAATGCTCGAAACTCATCTTGAACATCCCAGCGAAGGCGTGGGACGACTGGTTGCGGCTGATACACTAGGTGCCATTTTGGGTTCTTTGAGCACCGGTTTCCTGCTACTGCCACAATTGGGAGCCTGGCGAAGTTTATTGCTGCTAGCTGCGGTTTATTTGGTAATTCTAGTAGCAATTGCCCTGACTCGTACAACCTTTACCCGCCTTATGACTGCTGGACTTGCTGTTACAGCAGCAGTCTTGTTAACTGGGATCAATTGGCAAACACTACCAGCAGTACCAATTCGAGTATGGGTAAATGACCGAATTGTGGAAATTCAGGAAGGATCCCATGCCACAGTTGCAGTGGTGGATGTATCCGGCGGAGGGCGAGCGATTCGAGTGAATACCTACTACACGCTTGGCAGTTCGCGCAACTTACACTTAGAGCAAAATCAAACAGTTATACCAATGATGACCCATCCCCGCCCTGAATCTGTCTTTTATCTAGGAATGGGTACAGGAATTACAGCAGGAGCTTCTTTGGCGTTTCCAGTCAAGCGAGTTGTTGTCTGCGAGCTATTACCAGAAGTCGTCTCGTTAGCTGAATCTCATTTTACCTCTTGGACACGAGGATTATTTGATGACGAACGGGTAACGATCTATGCAGAAGATGGACGCAACTGCCTCAGCCGCAGTCGCGATCGCTACGATGTGATTATCAGCGACTTATTTACCCCGTGGGAACGAGGAACAGGTAATCTTTACACGCTTGAAAGCTATCAAATTGCTAAGCAACGCTTGGAACCAAATGGTATCTTTGTTCAGTGGGTTCCCTTATATCAAGTGTCACAGCGCGAGTTAGGTATCATCGCTCGAACAATGACAGAAGTTTTTCCGCAGGTGGTGATGTGGCGCGGTGATTTGGCACCTGAACGCTCGATTATCGCACTAGTTGGGCAAAATCAGGCACAGCCACTTGCTCCACAAGCGATTATTCAGCACGGTCATCAATTGATGAATCAGTTAGCAGTAAGCGATCGCGCTACAGCTAATACAACCGATGAAGCATTATTAGCTCTTTTGCTGCGTTTATATGTCGGCAACATCACCACTAGTGGACTGTTCGATAACTATCCACTCAATACCGACAACAGTCCTTTAATTGAGTATCTAGCACCACAAACTCAGCGCCAGGTGCAAACCAAAACAGCCAGCTTTCTAATCGGCTCTGAGCGCGAGCGGTTATACAAGCAAATCTATTCTACTGTCAGTCCTGAAACTGATCCCTACCTTGCTAACCTGACTGCAAAACAATATGAATATGTGCAAGCAGGACGCAATTATTCTCTTTCTGCTCAGTTATCTGTCCAAGGCAACAGAGCGCAAGCTCGTGCTTACTTCGAGAAATTTCAAGCACTTTCTCCACCTAATACAACAGAAAACTTATCTCCAGCTAGAATGTTGCTAAGGCAGTAA
- a CDS encoding S-layer family protein, with the protein MAIIRGTSGNDTLVGTQFADTLLGFAGDDLLLGRRGNDVLRGGRGKDTLRGNNGDDTLYGDAGDDVLEGNAGNNVLYGGLGNDRLYASFEGNNTLYGGGGNDTLYGGSYGENFLYGGQGDDTYVLVYNPNTQIIEDPNSGIDTVIVDSSSINELSANVENLTLIENNDAFFGVGNNLNNTIAGNSLNNILHGRAGNDLLIGNAGNDTLVGTDGTIGDKDTLTGGSGRDTFILGNATTVFYDDRNSTSAGLNDYALITDFNINDDFIRLNGKRTDYFLSASSGEDNLPAGTAIFRKVNGEADELIAIIQGNSSLSLDGNYFKFTDDEIDLATLNGSNGFVINGVATSNAGDVNGDGFDDIAVASYVVFGKASGFNASIDLADLDGSNGFAIIDERDSTSFFVSNAGDVNGDGFTDLIIGAPSAISTYGTRTGVSYVVFSQASGFGASLDLATLNGSNGFAVNGIYTSDGFGASVSGAGDINGDGFADLIIGAPNANPDGKRYAGASYVVFGKASGFSANLEAGTLDGRNGFTIPAISERDSLGSSVSIAGDVNGDGFDDLIVNAPLAKSNGQYTAQSYVIFGKESEFAASFNLTTLNGSNGFVISGAGGEVSNAGDINGDGFADLIVYEPFAKPLGQYKYAGQSYVIFGKASGFDANIDVSTLDGSNGFVINNVEVNNYSRGSVSNAGDVNGDGYDDLIIGAPNVPSNGQIRAGQSYVIFGKASGFDASLDLATLDSSDGFVINGINAYDFSGSSVSSAGDIDGDGFADLIIDAPGANFLGQYDAGESYVIFGRDFTNSVTHLGTDGDDTLIGTNGDDILIGGRGNDRLIGGRGADVLYGGAGDDTLSFGVRDRRLDGGSGTDTLTVDISNTTIDLTTLPRNQIRSIEIIDLTGTGDNNLILTRLNLLNLSDTTNRLIVNGNAGDSVTSTGQGWIRGDETTLNGITYNQFTAGAATLLIGTDLTQTIS; encoded by the coding sequence ATGGCAATCATTAGAGGAACTTCGGGTAACGACACTCTTGTAGGCACTCAATTCGCCGATACACTGTTGGGTTTTGCCGGCGATGACTTGCTGTTGGGTAGAAGAGGTAATGATGTTCTTAGAGGAGGCAGAGGAAAGGACACGCTTAGAGGTAATAATGGTGATGATACTCTCTATGGCGATGCAGGTGATGATGTACTTGAGGGCAATGCAGGTAATAATGTACTTTATGGCGGTCTAGGCAATGATCGGCTTTACGCCAGCTTTGAAGGGAATAACACACTTTATGGTGGTGGAGGTAATGACACACTCTATGGAGGATCTTATGGGGAAAACTTTTTGTATGGCGGTCAAGGTGACGATACTTATGTATTAGTCTACAACCCTAATACACAAATTATTGAAGATCCTAACTCAGGCATAGATACTGTCATTGTTGACTCTAGTTCTATTAATGAGTTGAGTGCGAATGTAGAGAATTTAACATTAATAGAGAATAATGATGCTTTTTTTGGTGTTGGAAATAATCTTAACAACACGATCGCTGGAAATTCACTGAATAACATACTTCATGGCAGGGCTGGTAATGACTTATTAATTGGAAATGCAGGTAATGACACTCTTGTCGGTACTGATGGAACTATAGGTGACAAAGACACGCTCACAGGTGGTAGTGGCAGAGATACGTTTATTTTAGGAAATGCCACAACTGTGTTTTATGACGATCGCAACAGTACATCTGCAGGATTGAACGACTATGCATTAATTACCGATTTCAATATCAATGATGATTTTATCCGTCTCAACGGTAAACGAACTGATTATTTCTTAAGCGCTTCTTCTGGGGAAGACAATTTACCAGCAGGAACTGCAATCTTCCGCAAAGTTAATGGAGAAGCGGATGAATTGATTGCAATTATTCAAGGAAATTCCTCACTGAGTTTGGATGGTAACTATTTTAAGTTTACTGATGATGAAATCGACCTTGCGACACTCAATGGTAGCAATGGCTTTGTGATTAATGGTGTTGCGACTAGCAATGCAGGAGATGTTAACGGAGATGGTTTTGATGACATCGCGGTAGCAAGTTATGTTGTGTTTGGTAAAGCATCAGGATTTAATGCAAGTATCGACTTGGCAGATCTTGATGGTAGCAATGGCTTTGCCATCATTGATGAACGTGACTCCACTAGCTTCTTTGTCAGTAATGCGGGAGATGTCAACGGTGATGGCTTTACTGACCTAATTATTGGTGCACCTAGTGCTATCTCTACATATGGAACTAGGACAGGAGTAAGCTATGTTGTGTTTAGTCAAGCATCAGGGTTTGGTGCTAGTCTCGACTTAGCAACACTCAATGGTAGCAATGGCTTTGCCGTTAATGGTATTTACACATCTGATGGTTTTGGCGCTTCAGTCAGTGGTGCAGGAGACATCAACGGAGATGGCTTTGCTGATTTGATTATCGGTGCACCTAATGCTAATCCTGACGGTAAACGTTATGCTGGGGCAAGCTATGTCGTATTTGGCAAAGCATCGGGATTCAGTGCCAATCTCGAGGCTGGGACACTTGATGGTAGAAATGGTTTTACAATTCCTGCCATTAGTGAGCGCGACTCTTTAGGTTCTTCAGTCAGTATTGCAGGAGATGTTAATGGTGACGGCTTTGATGACTTAATTGTTAATGCTCCCTTGGCTAAGTCTAACGGGCAATATACTGCACAAAGCTACGTTATCTTTGGAAAAGAGTCAGAGTTTGCCGCTAGTTTTAATTTGACGACACTCAATGGTAGCAATGGTTTTGTGATTAGTGGTGCTGGTGGAGAAGTGAGTAATGCGGGAGATATTAATGGTGATGGCTTCGCTGACTTGATTGTTTATGAACCTTTCGCTAAACCGCTGGGTCAATACAAATATGCCGGACAAAGCTACGTTATTTTTGGTAAAGCATCGGGGTTCGATGCAAATATCGACGTTTCAACGCTCGATGGTAGCAATGGTTTTGTTATTAATAATGTCGAGGTTAATAACTACTCACGCGGTTCTGTTAGTAATGCGGGAGATGTCAATGGTGATGGCTATGATGATTTGATTATTGGGGCACCAAATGTTCCTTCTAATGGACAAATTCGTGCCGGACAAAGCTACGTTATTTTTGGTAAAGCATCGGGATTTGATGCCAGTCTTGATTTAGCAACACTCGATAGTAGCGATGGTTTTGTCATTAATGGCATTAATGCATACGACTTCTCAGGAAGTTCTGTTAGCAGTGCAGGAGATATTGATGGCGATGGCTTTGCTGACTTAATTATTGACGCACCTGGTGCTAATTTTTTAGGTCAATATGATGCAGGAGAAAGCTACGTCATTTTTGGTCGCGACTTTACAAACTCTGTTACTCACCTGGGTACTGATGGCGATGATACTCTCATTGGCACAAATGGTGATGATATCCTCATTGGTGGCAGAGGGAACGATCGCCTGATCGGTGGGCGCGGTGCTGATGTCCTCTACGGTGGTGCTGGCGATGATACCCTCAGCTTTGGCGTACGCGATCGCCGTCTCGATGGCGGTAGCGGTACAGATACTCTCACTGTTGACATTAGCAACACCACAATTGACTTAACGACTCTACCCCGCAATCAAATTCGCTCGATTGAAATTATTGACTTGACTGGTACAGGTGATAACAACCTCATCCTGACGCGCTTAAATTTACTCAATCTTTCGGATACTACCAATCGCTTGATTGTCAATGGTAATGCTGGCGATTCGGTAACGTCTACTGGTCAAGGATGGATTCGTGGTGATGAAACAACACTCAATGGTATCACGTACAATCAGTTTACTGCTGGAGCAGCAACGCTATTAATTGGTACTGACCTCACGCAAACTATTTCTTGA
- a CDS encoding dipeptide/oligopeptide/nickel ABC transporter ATP-binding protein has protein sequence MTLLSIQRVSKTYEVQQGWWGQKHLVRALQDVSLTVELGCCLGVVGESGAGKSTLGRIVLGLEQPDRGEIWFQGKNLKHLNRAQRRILRRDLQVVFQDSLSAVNPRLSVGEIIGEPMRNYLNLSATQMSEQIQQLLEIVGLRAADIDKYPHQFSGGQLQRVTIARAIALKPKLIVLDEPVASLDMTIQAQILHLLADLKEQFELSYLFISHDLAAVSFIANKLVVMYQGAIVETVEDLKQLHHLQHPYAQQLMAAQLPSHPGDRLLFTS, from the coding sequence ATGACGCTGTTATCGATTCAGAGGGTGTCCAAAACCTATGAGGTTCAGCAAGGTTGGTGGGGGCAAAAGCACTTGGTAAGGGCATTACAAGACGTTTCGCTTACGGTTGAACTTGGTTGCTGTCTGGGAGTTGTCGGCGAGAGTGGTGCGGGTAAAAGTACTTTAGGGCGGATTGTGCTAGGGCTAGAACAACCCGATCGCGGAGAAATTTGGTTTCAAGGCAAAAATCTGAAACATTTGAATCGCGCTCAACGGCGAATTTTGCGTCGCGATCTCCAAGTTGTGTTTCAAGATAGTTTGAGTGCGGTGAATCCTCGGTTAAGCGTGGGTGAAATTATCGGCGAACCGATGCGGAACTATCTTAATTTGTCGGCAACGCAGATGAGCGAACAAATCCAGCAGTTGCTAGAAATTGTCGGATTACGTGCAGCCGATATCGATAAATATCCTCATCAGTTTAGCGGCGGACAATTGCAGCGCGTTACCATTGCGAGAGCGATCGCGCTTAAGCCTAAGTTGATTGTTCTCGATGAACCTGTTGCGAGTTTAGATATGACGATTCAAGCTCAAATTCTGCACTTGCTAGCAGATCTTAAAGAACAGTTTGAGTTATCTTATTTGTTTATTTCTCACGACTTAGCCGCAGTTTCCTTCATAGCGAATAAACTCGTGGTGATGTATCAAGGGGCGATCGTAGAAACAGTTGAAGATCTTAAACAATTGCATCACCTTCAGCATCCTTATGCTCAACAACTGATGGCTGCGCAATTACCGTCTCATCCAGGCGATCGCTTGCTGTTTACTTCCTAA
- a CDS encoding ABC transporter ATP-binding protein: protein MVDPVLTVTDLQVEFQQGTSWTPVVRGVSFQLKPGKVLGIIGESGSGKSTICLAILGLLGREGRISRGTIRLSQQDLTSLPPTTLRQIRGQQIGVVLQNPASFFNPILTIGQQFTETLRSHQSLTKTEAKSIALGCLSDVNLPHPERIWKQFPFQLSGGMLQRVMIAIAISLRPQVLIADEPTTALDVITQMQILNLLAHLQQQHDAAILLVTHDLGVIAQLADEVAVMYQGEFVEQANVRQLFDQPQHPYTRSLLASRLQVRTDTVSF, encoded by the coding sequence ATGGTTGATCCGGTTCTCACGGTTACAGATCTGCAAGTCGAATTTCAGCAGGGAACAAGTTGGACACCTGTTGTACGTGGCGTGAGTTTTCAACTCAAACCAGGGAAAGTTTTAGGCATTATTGGCGAAAGCGGCTCAGGTAAAAGTACTATCTGTTTAGCAATTTTAGGATTACTAGGTCGCGAAGGACGAATTTCACGGGGAACGATTCGCTTGTCGCAGCAAGATCTCACGAGTTTACCGCCTACGACTTTGCGTCAAATTCGCGGACAGCAGATTGGTGTCGTGTTACAAAATCCTGCTAGCTTTTTCAATCCGATTCTGACTATTGGACAACAGTTTACGGAAACTTTGCGATCGCATCAATCTTTAACGAAAACAGAAGCAAAGTCGATTGCACTTGGATGTTTATCTGATGTGAATTTACCTCATCCAGAACGGATTTGGAAGCAATTTCCCTTTCAACTTTCTGGGGGGATGTTGCAACGAGTGATGATTGCGATCGCTATCTCGCTGCGTCCTCAGGTTTTAATTGCTGATGAACCGACGACCGCTTTAGATGTGATTACCCAAATGCAAATTTTGAACTTACTCGCACATCTACAACAGCAGCATGATGCGGCGATTTTGCTGGTGACGCACGATCTGGGTGTAATTGCTCAATTAGCTGATGAAGTTGCCGTAATGTATCAAGGAGAATTTGTCGAACAAGCAAATGTTAGGCAACTATTCGACCAACCGCAACATCCTTACACGCGATCGCTGCTTGCGTCTCGTTTGCAAGTGAGGACTGATACCGTTTCATTTTGA
- the opp1C gene encoding nickel/cobalt ABC transporter permease, giving the protein MLLLKRLLDNKAAWFSVGVIFCIASIALFAPLIAPHDPLEVDLTRRLQSPSATFLLGTDHLGRCILSRLIYGARISLSIALTVTALTTSISLIVGTIAGYVGGKVDNVLMRICDVFLSFPNLILALAIVGIMGASPVNLVIALGASHWAWYARIVRSKVLSLKQENFIKAAIVSGTSSVYIMVKHLLPYTIAEIAVLASLDTGWVILQISALSFLGLGIQPPTPEWGAMITDGREFFRREPGLMLYPGLTIFIVALSFNLLGDALRDALDPRFGRTIKQRSSLTTTVETSLPNG; this is encoded by the coding sequence ATGTTGTTGCTAAAACGATTGTTGGATAACAAAGCGGCTTGGTTCAGTGTAGGAGTTATCTTTTGCATTGCTTCGATCGCCTTGTTTGCTCCTTTGATTGCACCGCACGATCCTTTAGAAGTAGATCTCACTCGGCGCTTGCAATCTCCCAGTGCCACTTTTTTGCTGGGTACGGATCATTTAGGGCGCTGTATTCTGTCACGATTAATTTACGGAGCGCGAATTTCTCTTTCGATCGCTCTTACTGTTACCGCACTCACGACGAGTATTAGTTTGATTGTAGGTACGATCGCAGGTTACGTCGGCGGGAAAGTTGATAATGTTTTGATGCGAATTTGTGATGTGTTTTTGTCGTTCCCTAATTTAATTTTGGCACTGGCGATCGTTGGTATTATGGGAGCGAGTCCTGTAAATTTGGTTATTGCCTTAGGGGCATCGCACTGGGCTTGGTATGCCAGAATTGTGCGCTCTAAAGTACTGAGCTTAAAGCAAGAGAATTTTATCAAAGCCGCGATCGTATCGGGAACGAGCAGCGTTTATATTATGGTCAAACACTTGTTGCCGTATACGATTGCCGAAATTGCCGTGTTAGCTTCTTTAGATACAGGATGGGTGATTCTACAAATTTCAGCTTTGTCGTTTTTGGGATTAGGAATTCAGCCACCGACTCCAGAGTGGGGAGCTATGATTACTGATGGTCGCGAATTTTTCCGCCGCGAACCAGGATTGATGCTTTATCCTGGCTTGACAATTTTTATTGTGGCGTTGTCGTTCAACTTGCTAGGTGATGCCTTGCGCGATGCACTCGATCCTCGTTTTGGTAGGACAATTAAACAAAGATCGTCGCTTACTACTACTGTAGAAACATCACTTCCCAATGGTTGA
- the nikB gene encoding nickel ABC transporter permease, giving the protein MTTQYYSWLRPFEQFTQLYAVRRVLQLIPVLLGISLVTFLLVQLMPSDPAVVVLRISEVPITPDAIAAMREQLGLNRPLPIQYLNWLWRVIHLDFGTSFVTGQPVLQEIFYYLPTTIELTLSTTVLIWLVSIPLGVLAALYRDSIFDYASRLFAYVGAALPNFWLGFLLMYFFSFQLGWLPVMGRGNWTHLVLPSITLAWSPAAVYARLLRNSMLDSLSQNYVLYARARGLRERFVVGRHVLRNALLPVVTLFGMSIAHLLAGAVIVENVFALPGIGRFAVRSILSRDYPVIQAYVCLAAIFFVITNLIVDLTYSYLDPRIRLGKVEDL; this is encoded by the coding sequence ATGACAACCCAGTATTACTCATGGTTAAGACCGTTTGAGCAGTTTACCCAGTTGTATGCAGTCCGGCGGGTACTGCAATTGATTCCAGTACTGCTGGGGATTTCACTGGTGACATTTTTGCTCGTGCAATTAATGCCAAGCGATCCGGCGGTTGTCGTTTTGCGAATTTCCGAAGTGCCAATTACGCCAGATGCGATCGCGGCGATGCGAGAGCAATTGGGGCTAAATCGTCCTTTGCCAATTCAGTATCTCAATTGGTTGTGGCGTGTCATTCACCTTGACTTTGGCACATCCTTCGTTACTGGGCAACCGGTGCTACAAGAAATTTTTTACTACTTGCCAACAACTATAGAACTAACTCTTAGCACTACCGTTTTAATTTGGCTAGTCAGCATTCCTTTGGGAGTTTTGGCGGCGCTTTATCGAGATAGTATTTTTGATTATGCTAGCCGTCTATTTGCTTATGTGGGAGCGGCATTACCTAACTTTTGGTTGGGCTTTTTGTTGATGTATTTTTTCAGCTTTCAATTAGGTTGGTTGCCAGTCATGGGACGGGGTAACTGGACTCATTTAGTACTGCCTTCAATCACGCTAGCATGGTCTCCTGCTGCTGTTTATGCACGGTTGTTGCGCAATAGTATGTTGGATAGCTTGAGCCAAAATTATGTTCTCTACGCGCGTGCTAGAGGGTTAAGAGAGCGTTTTGTTGTGGGCAGACACGTTTTAAGAAACGCTTTGCTTCCTGTGGTGACGTTGTTTGGCATGAGTATTGCGCATCTCTTAGCAGGAGCGGTTATTGTCGAAAATGTGTTTGCTTTGCCAGGAATTGGACGGTTTGCAGTGAGGTCGATTCTCAGTCGCGACTATCCGGTGATTCAAGCTTATGTCTGCTTGGCAGCAATTTTCTTTGTAATAACTAACTTGATTGTCGATTTGACTTACAGCTACCTCGATCCCAGAATTCGTTTAGGAAAAGTTGAGGATTTGTAA
- the nikA gene encoding nickel ABC transporter substrate-binding protein: MNFLGKVLLPLAIGALVVLPGCTQPQAGNRQENLVFSWSQDVGPLNPHLYGPSQMFAQDMIFESLVNYGRGGEILPGLAESWEVSPDGRVITFQLRQGVQFSDGEAFNATAAKLNFDQILANAQAHDWLELVQQIDRVEAEDEYTLRIYLKNAYYPALQELTLIRPVRFLSPAAFPESGTTADGIKQPIGTGPWILTEYSRDNVAVFRRNENYWGELPAIEQVTVRVIPDGETRVVAFESGELDLIYGNGVISLDAFERLQKSGRYQTEVSQPLSTRAIAIHSGRGPTQELAVRQAIQHSFNKDAVIQAIFYNTERRADTYFSDEVPYADIGLEPYAYDVQRARALLDEAGWTLPAGGSIRQKNGQSLTLELSFDALNNIDRAIAEALQADLRQVGIDVRLLGEERQAWLDRQTNGEFHLIFNNTWGPPYEPHAMVSSMRKPSHADYEAQSGLPMKAEIDRKIAEVLVSTDSATRQQLYRDILTTLHEQAVYLPISYSTKLAVLQENIGGFEFMPQENQVPLNKLTKR, translated from the coding sequence ATGAACTTTTTAGGTAAGGTTTTACTACCTCTTGCGATCGGAGCATTGGTTGTATTACCTGGTTGTACGCAACCACAAGCAGGAAATCGACAAGAAAATCTTGTCTTTTCTTGGTCTCAAGATGTAGGACCACTTAATCCGCACCTGTATGGTCCTAGTCAAATGTTTGCTCAAGATATGATTTTTGAGTCATTGGTGAATTATGGGCGGGGTGGTGAAATTTTACCTGGTTTGGCTGAAAGTTGGGAAGTTTCGCCTGATGGCAGGGTGATAACTTTTCAACTGCGTCAAGGCGTACAGTTCTCGGATGGAGAAGCATTTAATGCTACAGCGGCTAAACTCAATTTCGACCAAATCTTGGCAAATGCGCAAGCGCATGATTGGTTAGAACTGGTTCAGCAAATCGACCGCGTTGAAGCAGAAGACGAGTATACGCTAAGAATTTATCTCAAAAATGCCTATTATCCAGCCTTACAAGAATTAACGCTGATTCGTCCAGTGAGGTTTCTCTCGCCCGCAGCCTTTCCTGAATCAGGAACAACCGCTGATGGCATTAAGCAACCGATTGGTACAGGACCGTGGATACTGACGGAATACAGTAGAGATAATGTTGCTGTATTTCGGCGTAATGAAAACTACTGGGGCGAATTGCCCGCCATAGAACAAGTCACCGTCAGGGTGATTCCAGATGGCGAAACGCGGGTAGTGGCGTTTGAAAGTGGAGAGTTGGATTTGATTTATGGTAATGGTGTCATTAGTTTAGATGCTTTTGAGCGGTTGCAGAAGTCTGGTCGCTATCAAACTGAAGTTTCGCAACCTCTAAGCACGAGGGCGATCGCTATTCACTCTGGTCGCGGTCCAACGCAAGAATTAGCAGTGCGACAGGCAATTCAGCACAGCTTCAATAAAGATGCGGTGATTCAGGCAATTTTCTATAATACCGAACGGCGAGCCGATACGTATTTTTCTGATGAAGTTCCCTATGCTGATATTGGGCTAGAGCCGTACGCCTATGATGTACAACGCGCTAGGGCTTTGTTGGATGAAGCAGGATGGACATTACCCGCTGGGGGAAGCATTCGTCAAAAAAATGGTCAGTCGTTAACTTTGGAACTATCTTTTGATGCGCTCAATAATATTGACAGGGCGATCGCAGAAGCTTTACAAGCTGATTTAAGGCAAGTTGGCATTGATGTGCGGCTGTTGGGAGAAGAAAGACAAGCATGGCTCGATCGCCAAACAAACGGCGAATTTCACCTCATTTTCAATAATACTTGGGGACCGCCCTACGAACCTCACGCAATGGTGTCATCGATGCGCAAGCCTTCTCATGCTGACTATGAGGCACAATCAGGTTTACCGATGAAAGCAGAGATCGATCGAAAAATTGCCGAGGTACTCGTATCAACAGACTCAGCGACGCGGCAGCAATTGTACCGTGACATTCTGACTACATTACACGAGCAAGCCGTTTATCTGCCAATTTCTTATTCAACGAAGCTTGCGGTATTGCAAGAAAATATCGGTGGATTTGAATTTATGCCTCAAGAAAATCAGGTTCCGCTCAACAAGTTAACCAAACGATGA